In Aestuariibaculum lutulentum, one DNA window encodes the following:
- a CDS encoding lysozyme inhibitor LprI family protein — MKTKLFLPLLLLFISCHNTEKKDKIDNISDPDKALVQEVTDYKMALDNLTKINQEKLDTGIGMLQTEKAYYSQLDSMLNIVYKDLIITYNKTNSENLIKQQRQWLKERDAFFLKMQDEYQKESGEVDFLPNDFKLMVYGEKCSFVKERVLTLINLFAKK, encoded by the coding sequence ATGAAAACAAAACTATTTTTACCGCTCCTACTCCTATTTATATCTTGTCACAACACTGAAAAAAAAGACAAGATTGATAATATTTCTGACCCTGATAAAGCTTTAGTACAAGAGGTTACTGATTACAAAATGGCATTAGACAACTTGACTAAAATAAATCAGGAAAAACTGGATACAGGAATTGGTATGTTACAAACAGAAAAGGCTTATTACTCCCAATTGGATAGCATGCTGAATATTGTCTATAAAGACCTTATTATTACATACAACAAAACCAACTCCGAAAACCTAATAAAACAACAAAGGCAATGGCTTAAGGAACGAGACGCTTTCTTCCTAAAAATGCAAGATGAATACCAAAAAGAATCAGGTGAAGTTGACTTTTTACCGAATGATTTTAAACTAATGGTATACGGTGAGAAATGTTCATTTGTAAAAGAAAGAGTCCTAACTCTAATAAATTTATTTGCAAAAAAATAA
- a CDS encoding YqgE/AlgH family protein: MITIQPKKGSLLIAEPAIIGDVSFNRSIVLLAEHSHEGSVGFILNKPLDYNINDLVPEVEANFRVYNGGPVEQDNLYFIHRIPDLIPDSVEISLGIYWGGDFSKVAELISTNSIKEDEIRFFLGYSGWAAQQLDDELKSNSWVVTENIYKNEIIGKDYASFWKEKMLEFGDEYSIWSNAPENPNYN, from the coding sequence ATGATTACAATCCAACCAAAAAAAGGAAGTCTGTTAATCGCTGAACCTGCTATAATTGGCGATGTTTCCTTCAATCGATCTATTGTGTTATTAGCAGAACACTCTCATGAAGGGTCTGTAGGTTTTATCTTAAATAAACCTTTAGACTACAATATCAACGACCTGGTGCCTGAAGTAGAAGCTAACTTTAGAGTCTACAATGGCGGACCTGTAGAACAGGATAACCTGTATTTTATTCATAGAATACCTGATTTAATACCAGATAGTGTTGAAATTTCACTTGGTATTTATTGGGGAGGTGATTTTTCCAAAGTAGCCGAATTAATTTCAACAAACAGCATTAAAGAAGATGAAATAAGATTCTTTTTAGGCTATTCTGGTTGGGCTGCCCAACAGTTAGACGATGAATTAAAATCGAATTCCTGGGTAGTTACCGAAAATATCTACAAAAATGAAATTATAGGTAAGGATTATGCATCGTTCTGGAAAGAGAAAATGCTGGAGTTCGGTGATGAATACAGCATTTGGTCTAACGCTCCAGAAAACCCCAACTACAATTAA
- a CDS encoding aminotransferase class IV, with protein MTNYNGNILAETNILSIQNRGYAYGDALFETIKASHGKLLFWEDHYFRLMASMRIMRMEIPMNFTMEFLEEQIQNTLKANSLTEASARVKLTVHRNEGGLYLPQTNAVGFNISVKPLEDDFYVLNDGTYEVDLFKDYYVSPSLLSTLKTNNKALHVVGSIYAKENNLNNCLILNTNKQVVEALNGNVFLVKGNIIKTPPLTDGCLKGVMRKQIIDVLKTLEGYQLIEESISPFELQKSDEIFITNVISGITPVSKYRKKSFNSEVAKTILQKLNVKIRLS; from the coding sequence ATGACAAATTACAACGGAAATATTTTAGCAGAAACCAATATTCTTTCAATTCAAAATAGAGGTTACGCATACGGCGATGCCCTTTTTGAAACCATTAAAGCTTCACACGGAAAATTACTGTTTTGGGAAGATCATTATTTCAGATTAATGGCATCTATGCGTATTATGCGTATGGAAATTCCAATGAATTTTACCATGGAATTTCTTGAAGAGCAAATTCAAAACACGTTAAAGGCAAATAGTTTAACAGAAGCTTCAGCTCGTGTAAAATTAACGGTTCATAGAAATGAAGGTGGATTATACCTGCCTCAAACAAATGCAGTTGGATTTAATATTTCTGTAAAACCATTAGAAGATGACTTTTATGTGCTAAATGATGGAACTTACGAGGTGGATTTGTTTAAAGATTATTATGTTTCTCCAAGTTTACTTTCTACATTAAAAACCAACAATAAAGCCCTACATGTAGTGGGAAGCATTTATGCCAAGGAAAATAATTTAAATAACTGCTTAATTTTAAACACTAATAAACAAGTTGTAGAAGCTCTTAATGGTAATGTGTTTTTAGTAAAAGGAAATATCATTAAAACACCACCACTAACCGACGGATGTTTAAAAGGCGTGATGCGTAAACAAATTATTGATGTTCTAAAGACTTTGGAAGGATATCAATTGATTGAAGAGTCTATTTCTCCGTTCGAACTTCAGAAATCTGATGAAATTTTTATTACTAACGTAATTTCTGGAATTACACCAGTATCTAAATACCGTAAAAAGTCATTTAACAGTGAAGTAGCTAAAACAATACTACAGAAATTAAACGTAAAAATTAGGTTAAGTTAA
- a CDS encoding START-like domain-containing protein, producing MDDKIKFEIEFSIHASPQLLYQYISTPSGLSEWFSDNVNSRGELFTFIWDDSEEKAKLLSKKSGERVKFRWLNDEEDNTSYFEIKIQVDEITKDVSLIITDFAEEDEVDEAKMLWDNQISSLKQVLGSA from the coding sequence ATGGACGATAAAATTAAATTTGAAATAGAATTCTCAATACACGCTTCTCCTCAATTATTATATCAATACATCTCAACCCCGTCTGGTTTGTCTGAATGGTTCTCCGATAATGTTAATTCTCGTGGCGAATTATTTACCTTTATCTGGGACGATAGTGAAGAAAAAGCGAAGCTACTAAGCAAAAAAAGTGGCGAACGCGTAAAGTTTAGATGGTTAAATGATGAGGAAGACAATACTTCATATTTCGAAATTAAAATTCAGGTTGATGAAATTACAAAAGATGTTTCTTTAATTATCACCGATTTTGCTGAAGAAGATGAAGTAGATGAAGCTAAGATGCTTTGGGATAATCAAATTTCTAGTTTAAAGCAGGTATTAGGTTCTGCATAA
- a CDS encoding tyrosine-type recombinase/integrase yields MFTSKQILTFAYESEYETAYDLSQKKNFTAPKIYTAKGDLSKRWYVYFSFRNPKTGKLKRVTPFYGDVNKYKTKEERMEALTIYRKTLIKLLKLGYNPFEDNTELYNKLNSKQETSETNTKSTNNTKAEEKKTELVEATGMPIKEAFEFSLNIKRQLLSKTTTRGYQNRVDSFLKWLEENAPGIKSVNQLNKKVVSAFLNDTLQRTSARNRNNYRTDLSSLTQVLEDNDIIEVNFIKKIPVLKSTPERNKTYSIEIQEAIFKHLQVNDPILLLYIKFISYNFLRPIEVCRLKVKDIDVANRTIQFKAKNSPLKTKIIPEILWNDLPDLSTLDKEAMLFTPDKIGSEWDTDINNKRNYFSKRFKRVVKDHFNLGADYGLYSFRHTYITKLYRALVKESSPFEARSKLMLITGHTTMTALEKYLRDIDAELPEDYSEMLKTSHE; encoded by the coding sequence ATGTTTACATCTAAACAAATCCTTACATTTGCATACGAAAGTGAATACGAAACTGCATACGATTTGTCCCAAAAAAAGAATTTCACAGCTCCTAAAATTTACACTGCAAAAGGTGATTTAAGTAAACGTTGGTACGTTTATTTTTCATTTCGAAATCCAAAAACAGGAAAATTAAAACGTGTTACACCCTTCTATGGCGATGTCAATAAATACAAAACCAAAGAAGAACGCATGGAAGCCTTAACGATTTACAGAAAGACGTTAATAAAACTTCTAAAACTAGGTTATAACCCTTTTGAAGATAACACGGAATTATACAACAAATTAAATTCTAAACAGGAGACTTCAGAAACCAATACGAAAAGCACAAATAATACAAAGGCTGAAGAAAAGAAAACCGAATTGGTAGAAGCTACTGGTATGCCTATTAAAGAAGCTTTTGAATTTTCTCTAAATATAAAAAGACAATTATTAAGTAAAACAACTACCAGAGGGTACCAAAACCGTGTTGATTCATTTCTAAAATGGTTAGAAGAAAATGCACCTGGGATAAAAAGTGTTAATCAACTTAATAAAAAGGTTGTTTCTGCTTTTTTAAATGACACACTACAGCGAACCAGTGCACGCAACAGAAACAATTATCGAACCGATCTTAGTAGTCTAACGCAGGTTTTAGAGGATAACGATATTATTGAAGTAAACTTTATTAAGAAAATACCTGTTTTAAAATCGACCCCTGAAAGAAATAAAACCTATTCTATAGAAATTCAGGAAGCCATTTTTAAGCACTTACAGGTTAATGACCCGATACTATTATTGTATATTAAGTTTATATCTTATAATTTTTTAAGACCTATTGAAGTTTGTCGATTAAAAGTTAAGGATATTGATGTTGCCAATCGAACCATTCAATTTAAGGCTAAAAATAGTCCATTAAAAACTAAAATTATTCCCGAAATACTGTGGAATGATTTACCTGATTTATCAACTTTAGATAAAGAAGCGATGCTATTTACTCCAGATAAAATTGGATCTGAATGGGATACCGATATCAATAACAAAAGAAATTACTTTTCAAAACGCTTTAAAAGAGTAGTCAAAGACCATTTCAATTTAGGTGCAGATTATGGATTATATAGTTTTAGACATACCTATATTACTAAACTATACAGAGCGCTTGTAAAAGAATCATCGCCTTTCGAAGCTAGAAGTAAATTAATGCTCATAACAGGACATACCACGATGACTGCTCTCGAAAAGTATCTAAGAGATATTGACGCCGAATTACCAGAAGATTATTCAGAAATGCTAAAAACATCACATGAATAG
- a CDS encoding DUF6368 family protein — MGGFTNLIYFKNYLSEQSKSLIRETIESCGEFELENDLDYDIRVENNGEDCPFRIYYSDAEQDEDFDSESKAEFEKKLGFIPKCYIGFMAWTNKKFGHKFIAELMSKVMEIENGFVDFSAAIDPDFTENREKIRKFVSQVGGKIMELEYKTGNDQIWFTHLADKEFLNNWIGHKKFYIPK; from the coding sequence ATGGGAGGATTTACAAATCTGATTTATTTCAAAAATTACTTATCTGAACAATCAAAAAGTCTGATTAGAGAAACAATTGAATCCTGTGGAGAATTTGAATTGGAAAATGACTTGGATTATGATATAAGAGTTGAAAATAATGGAGAAGATTGCCCTTTCCGAATTTATTACTCGGATGCGGAACAGGACGAGGACTTTGACTCGGAATCAAAAGCTGAATTTGAAAAAAAGCTTGGTTTTATTCCAAAATGCTACATCGGATTTATGGCTTGGACTAACAAAAAATTCGGACATAAATTTATTGCGGAATTGATGTCCAAAGTAATGGAAATTGAAAACGGATTTGTGGATTTTTCGGCAGCAATTGACCCTGATTTTACAGAAAACAGAGAGAAAATAAGAAAGTTCGTTTCACAGGTTGGCGGAAAAATAATGGAATTGGAATATAAAACAGGAAATGACCAAATTTGGTTCACCCATTTGGCTGACAAAGAATTTTTAAATAATTGGATTGGACATAAAAAGTTCTACATTCCGAAATAA
- a CDS encoding phospholipase D-like domain-containing protein: MNLTDFTLNSIKEFISGDCELTPYLSGPKIIKLFNEVGIRDIYDGGMPENESRNAYVYKKLKEINGTKNIITLIELVFDPRHFAQDESLIISQAVEKINPLLTQDGYRIEEFEGKYKIVGADLPEEIEVEIHFEDIQNQIVEQIRSAKFTIWVAVAWFTDKVLMQELYNRSKDGLNIRLVVFDDDINNQYGFKYENVFETKRVKPSGIYKNIMHHKFCIIDFKTVIHGSYNWTNKARWNKETISIDYGKEIAEKFGNEFITLIK, from the coding sequence ATGAATTTAACTGACTTCACACTAAATAGTATAAAAGAATTCATCTCGGGTGATTGTGAACTAACTCCTTATCTAAGCGGTCCTAAAATTATCAAGCTGTTCAATGAAGTCGGTATTCGTGATATTTATGATGGAGGTATGCCTGAAAATGAAAGTAGGAATGCATATGTCTACAAAAAATTAAAGGAAATTAATGGAACAAAAAACATTATTACCTTAATTGAATTGGTTTTTGATCCACGACATTTTGCCCAAGATGAATCGTTGATAATAAGTCAAGCCGTTGAAAAAATTAATCCTTTGCTTACACAAGACGGTTATCGTATTGAAGAGTTTGAGGGAAAATATAAAATTGTAGGTGCTGATTTGCCAGAAGAAATCGAAGTAGAAATTCACTTTGAGGATATTCAAAATCAAATCGTGGAACAAATAAGGAGTGCAAAATTCACAATTTGGGTAGCTGTTGCCTGGTTCACAGACAAAGTTTTGATGCAAGAATTATATAATCGGTCTAAAGATGGTTTAAATATTAGATTGGTTGTTTTTGATGATGATATAAATAATCAGTATGGATTTAAATATGAAAATGTTTTTGAAACAAAGCGAGTCAAGCCAAGCGGAATTTATAAAAACATTATGCATCATAAATTTTGCATTATAGATTTTAAAACTGTCATACATGGATCATATAATTGGACTAACAAAGCAAGATGGAATAAAGAAACTATCTCAATTGACTATGGCAAAGAGATTGCCGAAAAATTTGGGAATGAGTTTATTACATTAATAAAATAA
- the xerA gene encoding site-specific tyrosine recombinase/integron integrase has translation MALNLHITLKHLLIDDVPQIGLKFYANSTVEILIKELEDVKWSKEFTMFYIRNTKANLDAIFKLFKGVAWIDTKYFFEKTRAKNLDETFDSSWVYKRNRHENYKFCPESYLQKLELKKYANNTVKTYVSCFESFINYYNDQDINTLDENDIRNYLEYLIKTERSDSYINQAVNSIKFYYETVLGLPNRFYSIERPRKSKKLPVVLSKPEVLSIISNANNLKHKCIISLLYSAGLRRSELLNLKLTDIESKRMLIKVRDAKGNKDRYTILSEKVLEDLREYYKQYRPTNYLFEGQNKEQYSANSVGKVVSNTAKQAGIKIPVTAHTLRHSFATHLLEAGTDIRYIQLLLGHNSTKTTEIYTHVAQNSFSSIKNPLDL, from the coding sequence ATGGCTTTAAACCTTCATATCACCTTAAAACACCTTTTAATAGATGATGTACCGCAAATTGGTCTTAAATTTTATGCCAACTCAACCGTAGAAATTCTAATTAAAGAATTAGAAGATGTGAAATGGAGTAAAGAGTTTACTATGTTCTATATTCGAAACACAAAAGCTAACCTTGATGCTATTTTTAAATTATTTAAAGGTGTTGCTTGGATTGACACCAAGTACTTTTTTGAAAAAACAAGAGCTAAAAACCTTGATGAAACCTTTGATTCCAGTTGGGTTTACAAGAGAAATAGACATGAAAATTATAAATTTTGTCCAGAAAGCTATCTGCAAAAATTAGAGCTCAAAAAATATGCAAATAATACCGTAAAAACCTATGTATCCTGCTTTGAAAGCTTTATAAATTACTATAACGATCAAGACATTAACACTCTGGATGAAAATGATATTAGAAATTATTTAGAATATTTAATAAAAACAGAGCGGTCTGATAGCTACATAAACCAAGCCGTTAACAGTATTAAATTTTATTATGAAACTGTATTAGGATTACCTAACAGGTTTTATAGTATTGAGCGCCCTAGAAAATCTAAAAAACTACCCGTTGTACTTTCAAAGCCTGAAGTTTTATCTATTATATCTAATGCCAATAACTTGAAACATAAATGCATTATATCCCTACTCTATTCTGCTGGACTTAGACGATCTGAACTCTTAAATTTAAAACTAACCGACATAGAAAGTAAACGAATGCTTATCAAGGTGCGAGATGCGAAAGGGAATAAAGACAGATACACTATTTTATCCGAAAAAGTACTAGAAGATTTAAGAGAATATTACAAACAATATAGACCAACAAATTATTTGTTCGAAGGACAAAACAAAGAACAATACAGTGCTAACAGTGTAGGTAAAGTGGTATCTAACACGGCTAAACAAGCTGGTATTAAAATACCTGTAACGGCTCACACCCTACGCCATAGTTTTGCTACACATCTTTTAGAAGCCGGAACAGATATTAGATATATTCAACTTTTACTAGGACATAACTCTACGAAAACCACTGAAATATATACTCACGTTGCACAAAACAGTTTTAGTTCTATAAAAAATCCGTTAGACTTGTAA
- a CDS encoding RING finger protein: MKRNGCKSCGKELTGRSDKVFCDLHCKSSYHYRRSLEEAPRFYNQVDNQLKLNRKILKSFNKAGKATVRANVLKEQGFNSKFFTHYWKNQKGDVYFFVYEYGFLKKKEQNIEKYILIQWQDYMN, encoded by the coding sequence ATGAAAAGAAATGGATGTAAATCTTGCGGAAAGGAATTAACAGGAAGATCGGATAAAGTGTTTTGTGATTTGCACTGTAAGAGCTCGTATCACTACCGCCGATCTTTGGAAGAGGCTCCTAGATTTTATAATCAGGTGGATAATCAACTAAAACTCAACCGTAAAATTTTGAAGAGTTTTAATAAGGCAGGAAAAGCTACTGTAAGAGCTAATGTTTTAAAAGAACAAGGGTTCAATTCTAAATTTTTCACTCACTATTGGAAGAACCAAAAAGGAGATGTTTACTTCTTTGTATATGAATATGGTTTCTTGAAAAAGAAAGAGCAAAATATTGAAAAATATATTTTAATCCAGTGGCAAGATTATATGAATTAA
- a CDS encoding HU family DNA-binding protein: MNKTDLIDAMAEHAGITKAAAKKALECALIEIEGALQKGNRVSLVGFGSWSVSKRAAREGRNPQTGDTIKIKAKNIVKFKAGADLSNAVN, encoded by the coding sequence ATGAACAAAACAGATTTAATCGATGCGATGGCAGAACACGCTGGAATTACTAAAGCTGCAGCTAAAAAGGCTTTAGAATGTGCACTAATTGAGATTGAAGGAGCTTTACAAAAAGGTAACAGAGTTTCTTTAGTAGGATTCGGTTCTTGGTCAGTTTCGAAAAGAGCAGCTAGAGAAGGTAGAAACCCACAAACTGGAGATACTATTAAAATCAAAGCTAAAAACATTGTAAAGTTTAAAGCTGGTGCAGATTTATCAAACGCAGTAAACTAA
- a CDS encoding lipocalin family protein — translation MKKLLILLLFVCISNTAFSQSNELIVGKWTFKDAYNKDKIDEAGLAMLQSEIINKMTFTFNHNGEFEAYMMGENQKGKWELTKDSKKIILKIPQETTTELTILKLTEKELALKLGLGEFLMTKNI, via the coding sequence ATGAAAAAACTACTTATCCTACTACTTTTTGTCTGCATTTCAAATACGGCATTTTCTCAATCAAATGAATTAATTGTTGGTAAATGGACTTTTAAAGACGCATATAATAAAGACAAAATTGATGAAGCTGGGTTAGCAATGCTACAATCGGAAATAATCAATAAAATGACTTTTACTTTTAATCATAATGGTGAATTTGAAGCATACATGATGGGAGAAAATCAAAAGGGCAAGTGGGAATTGACAAAAGATTCTAAAAAGATTATTCTCAAAATCCCCCAAGAAACTACGACTGAGTTAACCATTTTAAAACTAACTGAAAAAGAGTTGGCTTTAAAACTTGGGTTAGGGGAATTCCTAATGACAAAAAATATATAA
- a CDS encoding TlpA family protein disulfide reductase translates to MKKLILTLTINLLIVSTNIAQIPPEAFPLTNSLSGLWRNGEIDKAIESSLELYRLYPPMFIDRIHNTLAQQLEDDSQHYGLTYLEQLLNKENQEINKIIAPIYLWSKAIVAKEEQELTSIKQELKKLQSDSSNYVSKLERYSLLILKELDSKNATNNEYQVEIIEKNISSLKTYPNIIQIVTDRKESEKRAWHRYLIAYSYNYLYSNVSNKEEYLKEASDFSPDLNDRLNTRAYFHDAALLTGNPRQIGYKTKYQKYLVDNNRKSEALDLLSEITFGEPSDYNLNLLKELYKITQNDKAFNIYWESYIHYKGKTAPQIKIQFEKEMLDLTQKSENWIYIDVWGTWCSPCRKELPELQSLYSENQQMENSKLKIYTFSFGSQNLSDFMTENNYTFPVSEIDKQTNDLFEVSGYPTKILISPEGNFIKIPFGVDWKTYIKNYTMM, encoded by the coding sequence ATGAAAAAATTAATCCTGACACTTACAATTAACTTATTAATCGTAAGTACAAATATTGCTCAGATTCCACCAGAAGCATTTCCTTTAACAAATTCATTATCTGGCTTGTGGCGGAATGGGGAAATAGATAAAGCTATTGAGTCATCTTTGGAATTATATAGACTTTATCCACCCATGTTTATAGATAGGATTCATAATACACTTGCCCAACAACTGGAAGACGATTCACAACATTACGGGTTAACATACCTTGAACAATTATTGAATAAAGAAAATCAAGAGATTAATAAAATTATTGCACCAATATATCTTTGGAGTAAAGCAATTGTTGCTAAAGAAGAACAAGAACTTACAAGTATAAAACAAGAGTTAAAAAAATTACAAAGTGATAGTTCTAATTATGTATCAAAATTAGAAAGATATAGCCTTTTGATTTTAAAAGAATTAGATAGTAAAAACGCAACCAACAATGAATATCAAGTTGAAATAATTGAAAAGAATATAAGCAGTTTAAAAACATATCCTAACATTATTCAAATTGTAACAGACAGAAAAGAAAGTGAAAAACGTGCATGGCATCGATATTTAATAGCTTATAGTTATAATTACTTATATTCAAATGTTAGTAATAAAGAAGAATACTTAAAAGAAGCATCTGATTTTAGTCCAGACCTAAACGACAGATTAAATACAAGGGCCTATTTCCATGATGCAGCACTTCTAACTGGCAATCCAAGACAAATTGGTTACAAAACAAAATATCAAAAATATTTAGTTGATAATAATCGTAAAAGCGAGGCGTTAGATTTACTTAGTGAAATAACGTTTGGAGAACCTTCAGATTATAATCTTAATTTACTCAAAGAGCTTTATAAAATCACACAAAACGATAAGGCTTTTAATATCTACTGGGAAAGTTATATACACTATAAGGGAAAAACTGCACCGCAGATTAAAATACAATTTGAAAAGGAGATGTTAGATTTAACCCAAAAGTCTGAAAACTGGATTTATATTGATGTTTGGGGGACTTGGTGCAGCCCTTGTCGTAAAGAATTACCTGAACTACAATCTTTATACTCAGAAAATCAACAAATGGAAAATTCCAAGCTGAAAATCTATACTTTCTCGTTTGGTTCTCAAAACCTTTCTGATTTTATGACTGAGAATAATTATACATTTCCAGTGAGCGAGATTGACAAGCAGACAAATGATTTGTTTGAAGTATCAGGATATCCAACTAAAATATTGATTTCCCCAGAAGGCAACTTTATAAAAATTCCTTTTGGCGTAGATTGGAAAACATATATTAAAAATTACACAATGATGTAG
- a CDS encoding TlpA family protein disulfide reductase has protein sequence MKSKYILLIAILCLLNGCKKQNAGLKIKLNSKDKLDTLYISELITKKPITKINKDDKTKTIQLDAPTIASIHTKNEDKSYLTILTQNRNLNISSKPDSSLTTNDKSDSLINYLWRSNLDFIQKNSSFIFTTKNTDSILNIFENFRQDREKEINKFKEQFSPEVTEILYFQNDARIYSFLFWLGRISKRLPSNNNYFNFIEKIPKATKTLKSLPDIYLYKYEVEYLRKNQTLESIPDFLKFIEDKTKHKDLSDFLKANYIKALIEMPSYWEKHEKLFNTEVLTQTLNSEKTNLYYNLIEQTSSSFYASQNGEIAYLFKAEDKFGNQFNLESLIGKVIFIDTWATWCGPCINHRPKVLEFAKKYKNNNEVKILLVSVDSSKDKWLSFLDKENEEYGQNLFIQNGMRTEFGNNYNIKSIPRYILIGKDGKIINSNIKEPSLLIEKEIENALKE, from the coding sequence ATGAAATCAAAATATATTTTATTAATTGCAATTTTATGTTTGTTAAATGGTTGCAAAAAGCAAAATGCAGGATTAAAGATTAAACTAAACTCAAAAGACAAATTAGACACACTTTATATTTCTGAATTAATTACAAAAAAACCGATAACAAAAATTAATAAGGACGATAAAACAAAAACTATTCAATTAGACGCACCGACAATTGCAAGTATACATACAAAGAATGAAGACAAGAGTTATTTAACAATATTAACTCAAAATAGGAATCTAAATATATCTTCTAAACCTGATTCTTCTTTAACGACAAATGACAAAAGTGATTCTTTAATTAATTATCTATGGAGAAGTAATTTAGACTTCATACAAAAAAATAGTTCGTTCATATTTACAACAAAAAACACGGATTCTATTCTAAATATATTTGAGAATTTTAGACAAGACAGGGAAAAAGAAATTAATAAATTCAAAGAGCAATTTAGTCCTGAAGTTACTGAAATTCTTTATTTTCAAAACGATGCTAGGATTTATTCCTTTTTATTCTGGCTTGGCAGAATTTCTAAAAGATTGCCATCAAATAACAATTATTTTAACTTTATTGAGAAGATTCCAAAAGCTACTAAGACGTTAAAATCTCTTCCCGATATTTATCTGTATAAATACGAAGTTGAATATTTAAGAAAAAATCAAACATTAGAAAGTATCCCCGATTTTTTAAAATTTATTGAGGACAAAACTAAGCATAAAGATTTATCGGATTTTTTAAAAGCGAACTATATCAAAGCATTGATTGAAATGCCTTCGTATTGGGAAAAGCACGAGAAACTATTCAATACAGAAGTTTTAACTCAAACTTTAAACTCTGAAAAGACTAATCTTTATTACAATTTAATAGAACAAACATCCTCTTCTTTTTACGCCTCACAAAATGGTGAAATAGCCTATTTGTTTAAAGCAGAGGATAAATTTGGAAATCAATTCAACTTAGAAAGCTTGATTGGAAAAGTAATTTTCATTGACACTTGGGCTACTTGGTGTGGTCCTTGTATAAATCATAGACCTAAAGTATTAGAATTTGCAAAGAAATATAAAAATAATAATGAAGTGAAAATTTTATTAGTTTCTGTAGATTCTTCAAAAGACAAGTGGCTTTCGTTTTTGGATAAAGAAAATGAAGAATATGGACAAAACTTGTTTATACAAAATGGGATGCGAACCGAATTTGGCAATAACTATAATATAAAGTCTATCCCGAGATATATACTTATTGGAAAAGACGGAAAAATAATTAACTCAAATATTAAAGAACCTTCATTGTTAATTGAAAAAGAAATTGAAAACGCATTGAAAGAATAA